The following coding sequences are from one Ornithorhynchus anatinus isolate Pmale09 chromosome 11, mOrnAna1.pri.v4, whole genome shotgun sequence window:
- the LOC103165286 gene encoding interleukin-1 beta, whose protein sequence is MPAYGEQDSSREVEETDDKKTKRQPGLESTMARVPDQSRDLMECYSGDGEDQFYEVDGPSQIKSGFQDLKARTCQETRIHKEDKCSPCQMGIELKVTELPSSHGFRKAVVLVVAVERIKRQAVSYNTSFMDRDLMDIFTSIFKEEPISCSTWEQTLVTDSLYHYLRCQEVTIWDEEHKSFTLNTMANPCELRALHLIGANATQEVKLNMNFYYKTERLAGPTVKQPVTLGIKGGNPGNLYLSCVKKGGKPTLQLEVVNKSDLLGKNQERFIFNKSTEGTSTTFESAAYPDWYISTSREEDEPVFLGASKGEEAITNFFLH, encoded by the exons ATGCCAGCCTACGGGGAACAAGACAGttccagagaggtggaggagacagacgacAAGAAAACTAAGAGACAACCAG GTTTGGAATCAACCATGGCCAGAGTACCAGACCAGTCCAGGGACCTGATGGAGTGCTACAG tggagatggagaagaccaGTTCTATGAAGTCGACGGTCCCAGTCAAATAAAG agtggttTCCAGGACCTGAAGGCAAGGACATGCCAAGAGACAAGAATCCATAAGGAGGACAAATGCTCACCATGCCAGATGGGCATCGAGCTGAAGGTCACAGAACTCCCCTCCAGCCACGGCTTCCGCAAGGCGGTGGTCCTCGTTGTCGCCGTGGAGAGGATAAAGAGACAGGCGGTGTCCTACAACACGTCCTTTATGGACAGGGACCTGATGGACATCTTCACCTCTATCTTCAAGGAAG AACCCATCTCCTGTTCGACGTGGGAACAGACCTTGGTGACCGACTCACTCTACCACTACTTGAGATGCCAGGAGGTCACCATCTGGGATGAGGAGCACAAGAGCTTCACCCTGAACACCATGGCTAATCCCTGCGAGCTGAGAGCGCTGCACCTCATAGGTGCTAACGCTACCCAAGAAG tgAAGTTAAACATGAACTTCTACTACAAGACAGAGCGCCTGGCAGGTCCCACAGTGAAGCAGCCCGTGACTTTGGGGATCAAGGGGGGAAACCCAGGGAACCTGTACCTGTCTTGTGTGAAGAAAGGCGGCAAGCCCACTCTGCAGCTGGAG GTGGTCAACAAGAGCGACCTTTTGGGGAAGAATCAGGAGCGCTTCATCTTCAATAAGTCCACCGAGGGGACGTCCACCACCTTCGAATCGGCCGCCTACCCCGACTGGTACATCAGCACCTCCCGGGAGGAGGACGAGCCAGTCTTCCTGGGGGCCAGCAAGGGGGAGGAGGCCATCACCAATTTCTTCCTGCACTAG